The sequence ACCGCGAAGAAGAACTTGAAGAAGACGCAGTATCTGCAGAGTAATGATCAATGCAAACGGGAGGAGCCAGCCTCCTTCCGTTTTACATTTTTATTGTTGACACGGCTCCGCGCAGATGGTACTATACAAAAGGTTGATAGTTGAATGTCTGTACTTTGGAGGATATCATCATGTCTTATGATAAAGTCTCACAGGCAGAGAAGCTGATCATCGGTACAAAGCAAGCAGTGAAAACGATTCGCCGGAATAAGGCGCATGAAGTCTTCATTGCACAGGATGCAGAGGATCGGGTGACTGGTCCGGTAATTGAAGAAGCTGCCAGACAGGACATTCCGCTGACATATGTCGAATCGCGGACTGAGCTTGGGAAAGCATGCGGAATTCAAGTGGCTGCATCAGTGGTCGTCATCACTGATTAACGGTTTTTGCACGCATAAAAGTGCAAAACCTTTGTTTTTACCCAAAAATGAACCACCTGGATGTGTGGTCTTAAAAGAAGTTGGAAGGAGGAAAAAAACCGATGCCTACAATTAACCAATTGGTCCGCAAACCACGTAAATCGAATACTAGCGGCTCGAAAGCTCCGGCACTTGGAAAAACGTATAACAGTTTCAAAAAGTCGATGACTAACGTCAACTCGCCACAAAAACGAGGTGTCTGCACACGTGTGGGCACAATGACACCGAAGAAGCCGAACTCGGCCCTTCGTAAATATGCTCGTGTACGTTTGACAAACACTCTGGAAGTCAACGCATATATCCCTGGTGAAGGCCACAACCTTCAAGAGCACAGTGTTGTTCTGATCCGCGGAGGACGCGTAAAAGACTTACCGGGTGTCCGTTACCATATCGTTCGTGGTGCGCTTGATACTGCCGGTGTAACTGGCCGTATGCAAAGCCGTTCACACTACGGTGCGAAAAAGCCTAAAGAGAAAAAATAATAAAGCAGCAACTATTTTGAAAGGAGGAACACAACATGCCTCGTAAAGGTCCAGTTGCAAAACGTGATGTTTTGCCAGATCCGATTTATAACTCGAAGCTAGTTACTCGTCTTATCAACAAAATGATGGTAGACGGTAAAAAAGGTACTTCTCAGAAAATTTTATACGGTGCGTTTGAACTTGTGAAGGAGCGTTCAGGAAACGATCCGATCGAAGTGTTCGAAGCAGCGCTTAACAACGTAATGCCAGTTCTTGAAGTGCGTGCACGCCGTGTCGGCGGAGCGAACTACCAAGTACCGGTGGAAGTCCGTCCGGAGCGCCGTACGACTCTTGGTCTCCGCTACCTCGTGAACTATTCACGCACACGTGGTGAAAAGACGATGGAAGAACGTCTTGCGAACGAAATTCTTGATGCATCGAACAACACAGGCGCATCTGTAAAACGCCGTGAAGAAATGCACAAGATGGCAGAAGCGAACAAAGCATTCGCTCACTACCGCTGGTAAGATCCATTCGTTCACTAAATCGTTATTCCGATATGGAAGGAGCAATACAAAATGGGTAGAGAGTTCTCCTTAGAGAATACTCGTAACATTGGTATCATGGCTCACATCGATGCTGGTAAAACAACAACGACTGAGCGGATCCTTTATTACACAGGCCGAATCCACAAAATCGGTGAAACGCACGAAGGTGCATCACAGATGGACTGGATGGAGCAGGAACAGGAACGCGGAATCACGATCACATCGGCTGCGACAACAGCAAGCTGGAAAGGTCACCGCGTAAACATCATTGATACACCGGGACACGTAGACTTCACAGTTGAAGTTGAACGTTCACTCCGTGTACTCGATGGTGCTGTAACGGTCCTTGACGCACAGTCCGGTGTTGAACCGCAGACTGAAACAGTATGGCGCCAGGCAACGACTTACGGCGTGCCTCGTATCGTATTCGTCAACAAGATGGACAAAACAGGTGCAGACTTCATGTACTCTGTAGGAACACTCCATGACCGTCTTCAGGCAAATGCTCACCCGATCCAAATGCCGATCGGTGCAGAGGATGCTTTCGAAGCGATCATCGACCTGGTTGAAATGAAAGCGAACTTCTATCCTGATGACACTGGCATGAACGTAGAAGTCGGTGAAATTCCGGAAGAATACCGTGCAGATGCTGAAAAAGCCCGTGAAAGTTTAGTGGAAGCGATCGTAGACTTCGACGAAAACCTCATGGAAAAATATCTGGGCGGCGAAGAGCTGACAGTTGAAGAACTGAAAGCGGCTATCCGTAAAGCGACACTGGCTGTAGAATTCTACCCGGTCGTTTGCGGTACAGCATTCAA comes from Sporosarcina trichiuri and encodes:
- a CDS encoding ribosomal L7Ae/L30e/S12e/Gadd45 family protein gives rise to the protein MSYDKVSQAEKLIIGTKQAVKTIRRNKAHEVFIAQDAEDRVTGPVIEEAARQDIPLTYVESRTELGKACGIQVAASVVVITD
- the rpsL gene encoding 30S ribosomal protein S12, which gives rise to MPTINQLVRKPRKSNTSGSKAPALGKTYNSFKKSMTNVNSPQKRGVCTRVGTMTPKKPNSALRKYARVRLTNTLEVNAYIPGEGHNLQEHSVVLIRGGRVKDLPGVRYHIVRGALDTAGVTGRMQSRSHYGAKKPKEKK
- the rpsG gene encoding 30S ribosomal protein S7, producing MPRKGPVAKRDVLPDPIYNSKLVTRLINKMMVDGKKGTSQKILYGAFELVKERSGNDPIEVFEAALNNVMPVLEVRARRVGGANYQVPVEVRPERRTTLGLRYLVNYSRTRGEKTMEERLANEILDASNNTGASVKRREEMHKMAEANKAFAHYRW